The DNA region TGAGCAGTAATGGCTGCCATAACAAAAGCAGGCTGGAATCTTCTGCTGTTGCTTCCCAAACTAGACCATGGTTAGGTCTAGCCAGACTATTTACAGTGTTGAGGAAAAATACAACATGCACTTTGTGTTTGTGAAGCCATTTTAAACCTGGTGTTTGCTAGCTTCAATAGCGTTGCCAAAAATGGGATTTGCTTTCCTCACTTGTCTAGCACTGTGCTGGTGTCCACTCTCTGACAACAGCTAATTGAATCTGCTTCAGAAAGTGACAGTTTGACTAATGAATTGCCTTTTATTACAAAATTCTCTGAGGTTCTACATTGAGGGTCGTTGCAGAATAGGCCTTAATTTGTATATGGCTTCCCACAGGATGTTGGGAATACAAGTAGAGATTTGCAGGTGTCATTGTCAGAGTTTTGTagccatttttctttctttctcctttctttatttgtttgggatttttgttggtttttatcAGAGGATCTTTAAGGCAGTGTTTGCTGTTCCCTGAATATTCTTGTTTATTATCCCTTTTTATATATCTTCACAGATTGTTCCTTCTATGGaattatagggtttttttttttttgctggggGGCACGTGTGGAGGCAGATTTTTGCTTAAAATGTgtacattaaaaataactttatgcAGGTTGCATATATTGTGATCTGAAGAACACTAGTTTGCAGTAAATCAGAAtagtcagtttggagttgcCTGTGCCAATAAGTTTTATgtgttttaataattttgttttcctctaaGAATCTGAATGTAGATGATGGACAAAacctgaaggaaagaaagaagaaaagagttCCAGTGGATGTGATATTACAAGGTGATgagagaaatattcccaaatgGATAACGGTAAGATATTTCTCCTATTCTAAGTCATTAGCTAGTTAGAATAAAATCAAAGCTCTTGACCTGGGCAGCAGTTAAATGCATTCTGACACAACTTCTCTGTGCTTCTCCCATTGTTCTTCTGCTTGATGTCTGTGTAGATATTGTAGGATCTGGGGGTTTTGAGAGCTATGAAATGTAAGAAACAGAGCCAATgtttttgaaatgtattttccgtttttttttttacttttatatgTTATTCTTGGAGCCCTGATGTGCAGGTTGATCTTTGAGCTGTCAGTTTTCTTAAAAGTGTAAATCTGAGCTTTGTGGAGGCTCAAAGCAAAAGAATTagctttgttttgatttggggAGCAAGGAAGGTCAGAGGTGAAGTGTCAGGATACAGCTTCTCttttctgctggagctgccagagaTGTGTAGATTActcaagtgtgtgtgtgtgtgtgtgtgtagctATATATCCATGGATAAATTCTTATCTTTGGGGTAGGGATTAGTACATGACATGCAATGTATAAGTTGAAAAAATGATGAATAGCTTTCCAAGAATAAACTAGTAACTCCTAAAACTTCCTACTGAAGCCTTAGACTAGATGTTTTCTATTTTGTCTGAACTTGGCTGAGCCCTTAAAAGGCCATAACTGTACATGACCCAGAACAGCAAGAGGCAAGGAAGTCACAAGTAAGGTTTTGATGATATGTTTAGCATGCAAAAAGCTCAGAATGTtagattgtttttttctttttatgtttttcagatACCAACTCCAAGTTCGTCAAAAAGTCGTCGTTCAACTTTGCCAGGGCAAGAACTACTTGGTACAATTAAGTCTTTTGTCTGTTGTTCAAATGTATTTGTTTGAAATTGGTTTTATTGAAATTCATtaagagaaatatttaatttcttgtaAACAAAGGCATTAATTATCCAGTTTGAAATTTTAATAGGCAGGATTTTAGAGGAAAGTCAGTCATGATTTGTCTTATGGCAAAATcttttttgaaaacagaaagcaaataaattgtCTGTATAAATCCAACTTTTCCCATGCAGCCTCAGGAACTAATATGCATAGTTTAAAATTCAGCTACATTTAGCTCACTGTAGGCAGTGGTTTTTACTTGTGATTATTTTAAACTCAAGGAATGTAATACTGGTGCTTGGAGTCTGCTGACAGCTGGTAGTCAAAGTGGTACTTTGTCAGCGAACTTTGGTCAGAAGCTTCTCAGTCTCATTGCAATCCTATGAGTTTTGGTATAAATATTTTAGGCTTAACAACTACTGAAAGCAATATTTTCATCAtgatttaagaaaacaaaagctgcaCTTTTGCCAGCCAATACAAAGCTTTCAAGGAGCACAGCAAATAGGTAACAAAACCTTTGGGATAAGACTTTTACTTCTGACCAGGTTTCACAAAATTGCAAAGAAGTTTTCTTCTGCAGTGAATATCTGCATATTATGCTATTTGAATAATGCTGTTTTCCAACATTTAACTTCTTTCCTCTTTAGTATGTGAAGTCTATATAATTAGAAGTgtattaggttttttttttaataatcagtAACTTTATCTGAATCATATGCAGTTTATTTGAAGTTATACAATATATTATTGTAAGTGCTTTAAtaggtttggattttttggttttgtttttttttgacTCACtgtagtttttttgtttggcttttggTTTTTATGAAATAGGCAATCGAGCTGGTGTTTGCAGAAAGAAGCTAGAGTTTTCAAATGAATGTTCTTCATCCAAATATCCACAGTTACAACATTCTGCTGTTCCCCTTCCATCAAATACAGTAGCCTCACCCAGGCATCGACCTTGTCCGGAAGTGAACATGACTTCATGTGATAGTATCCTTGGAGGATACCAGTCTGCAGATGAGGGATGCTCCTTCAGCAGTACAGATCTTTCAGCCTTATATCCAGCAATGGTAGCGATACTTGCAGAGCTTATGACAAAGCATTCTCAGAGAAAAGTGTTGAAGTACATGTTTGGACACTTAAGGTCCAAGAGACGGCATTCTAGAAGACCAAAGCTCAATGTTACTGTAGACAAAATGAGAGAGTCCGGGTCTTGTAAACGGAAACCAAAGAAGGCATCCCACAGCATGTGTAGCCGTAGAAGTGAAGACAACCAAAATCCAACTTTCGGAAATGAGAGAAGAGAATTCTCTTCTGACAGTTGTCCCATTAGTAATTCATCTGCTCTGGGGTCTTATGCTTGTGCTGATACAAATGAAACCAAAATGCACTACTCTGACTCAAGTTTAGAACAACATTTGGCATCTGGAAAAAGTCAAGAAGTCTGCAAACATACTGCTTTTCCTGATGTTATGGATAGAATGGAAGAGACATTTCTAGTTGAAGATAAATTACAGACTATTGCCTCACCAAAGAATTCAGAATACATAGAAGGTGAAAAATTTACTTACAAACTTTTCTCAGAACCCAGTTTTAGAACATCTGCTGCCAGTTCAGATTCAAGAGCGTTTCATCTTGTAAAAGAGAGTAAGACTCAGAAAGCAGACTTTTGTGTTGGTACCTCGGAGTTGTGTTCATGTGCTTGCAGTTCCCATGGCAATAGAGACAATTCTGTATCTACCATAAATTTTTCTCCTGCAAGATCAACAAATACTTCGTTCATATGGCCTCAAAAAATAACTTCTTCCCAGCACAAAGAGTCATTTTCCTCCTGGAAGCAGAATTCTTCAAAGAGGGACGAAGAAATAGATGCTGCATTTGACAAACTCTACTACAGAGTGATTTCTGGGGAATACTTGAAGCCTTCGACATCGACAAGACCTCTTTTAAACTCACAGAGCCATGAAGAGAAAGGAACATTAGTGAGGAGTAATCTAAGTGATTCTGAGAGGTCCCTTAAACAGCGTGATACAGAATTGGAGAAACTGTGTGGGAAGTCTGTTCCAAAATTTCCTGGGCTTCAGAGAGCTTCAAATTTCAGGAAATATGAAGAAATACAGATGCCTGAAACTGTAAATGCTCTTGTTAATTCTCCTGTTAGAACTTATTCTTCAATTTCCAGTGCTAAAAGAGCAGGAAATTTTCAAAACCATCCTCTTTGTTCACCAGTAAAGCGACTGAAATTTAAACCGGAATATTGTTCTTCTTCAAGCAAATGTCAGGAGATTTCCCGCAGCAAAGAGGGTAATCTTCAGACAAGTGGCATGGATTTTTTGAGCACATACAACTGTAGCCAGCCCAGCGTTTTTGCTGATCGCAACTTTCATTGTCAGGTATTTAAGGagcttgggggaaaaaaaactgtgCACCTTTAGGTACTTGGAGAAGGGCTTAAGAATGTGTGAGAGCTGCAAGCTGTTTTAACTACGGGTAGCATACTTACGGTGCTTTTTGGTCAGTAGGGATCGTTTACAGCTCTGGGGGCTTGGGGATGTCAGATCTTCTGGATCCATGTGATGAAGCTCTCCATATTTAATAAATTTGAAATGGTATAAATGAAAGTTTTTACTCCATTTTAATAGACAATGTCACTGGAAAAAATAGTCCCAAATATTGACTTAGTTATGGAGTTATCCTTTTGAAATAATGACATTAATTTTATAGATGGACAAGGTAAAACAATCTTTATAGGGTTTCACAGGAATCATTAAACTTTTTGATTTAAATCAGACACTTCTTTTCAATTCACAGTAATTTCTTCTGAGGCAAGCTGTGAAACAGTATATCTTTTAATGAATGTTATATGttgctgctttattttcagGGCTTTGGATCTCATGATTCTTCACAACAAAGTTCTCTTGGTATCTCTGGCACTTCCCTGCAAGGTTAGTTTCAGACCCTTTATTAATTCATGCAAGAGTATT from Melospiza georgiana isolate bMelGeo1 chromosome 2, bMelGeo1.pri, whole genome shotgun sequence includes:
- the LOC131096935 gene encoding uncharacterized protein LOC131096935; protein product: MAAITKAGWNLLLLLPKLDHGTNSKFVKKSSFNFARARTTWLQSHLKPALTSVNGQSGLLTTALCPWAISSWAAIFKDELLYREDFAEFCSVERRIPSGLCAIELLAVRARSPPAPFCAFSSRGRCEGKAAAALARLSAARLPRSGQGNRVPCEPCQDSSALVANSSRAFPATRPLPALVSAAWFLAVPDGPAARPCRLHQERKGSGATPRRAQRSRASRGPKRQDRTSRKDAKTCKKGFTRTRRQQRRGGEEGGDVASVGRKSGGIHLKNLNVDDGQNLKERKKKRVPVDVILQGDERNIPKWITVPTPSSSKSRRSTLPGLQSHLKPALTSVNGQSGLLTTALCPWAISSWAAIFKDELLYREDFAEFCSVERRIPSGLCAIELLAVRARSPPAPFCAFSSRGRCEGKAAAALARLSAARLPRSGQGNRVPCEPCQDSSALVANSSRAFPATRPLPALVSAAWFLAVPDGPAARPCRLHQERKGSGATPRRAQRSRASRGPKRQDRTSRKDAKTCKKGFTRTRRQQRRGGEEGGDVASVGRKSGGIHLKNLNVDDGQNLKERKKKRVPVDVILQGDERNIPKWITIPTPSSSKSRRSTLPGQELLGNRAGVCRKKLEFSNECSSSKYPQLQHSAVPLPSNTVASPRHRPCPEVNMTSCDSILGGYQSADEGCSFSSTDLSALYPAMVAILAELMTKHSQRKVLKYMFGHLRSKRRHSRRPKLNVTVDKMRESGSCKRKPKKASHSMCSRRSEDNQNPTFGNERREFSSDSCPISNSSALGSYACADTNETKMHYSDSSLEQHLASGKSQEVCKHTAFPDVMDRMEETFLVEDKLQTIASPKNSEYIEGEKFTYKLFSEPSFRTSAASSDSRAFHLVKESKTQKADFCVGTSELCSCACSSHGNRDNSVSTINFSPARSTNTSFIWPQKITSSQHKESFSSWKQNSSKRDEEIDAAFDKLYYRVISGEYLKPSTSTRPLLNSQSHEEKGTLVRSNLSDSERSLKQRDTELEKLCGKSVPKFPGLQRASNFRKYEEIQMPETVNALVNSPVRTYSSISSAKRAGNFQNHPLCSPVKRLKFKPEYCSSSSKCQEISRSKEGNLQTSGMDFLSTYNCSQPSVFADRNFHCQGFGSHDSSQQSSLGISGTSLQESGTAGAHSGWPGAMENRSSLRSGSERHSRGN